In one Lolium rigidum isolate FL_2022 chromosome 3, APGP_CSIRO_Lrig_0.1, whole genome shotgun sequence genomic region, the following are encoded:
- the LOC124700394 gene encoding SCARECROW-LIKE protein 7-like → MAYMCADSGNLMAIAQQVIQQQQQQHQHQQQQRHHHLLPPPMPSAQPPPPHAQIPGSLPYAAASAAWPHAEHFFSDVFGASAADAVFSDLAASADFDSDGWMESLIGEAPVFQDSDLDRLIFTTPPPPVPPPADAIAAAAQDQNARASLPPVATATHAACSSPSASDDSCSAPILQSLLACSRAAAANSGLAAAELAKVRAAATDAGDPAERVAFYFSDALARRLALGGTPASPATSSDPRLASDELTLCYKTLNDACPYSKFAHLTANQAILEATGAATKIHIVDFGVVQGIQWAALLQALATRPEGKPSRVRISGVPSPYLGAHPAASLAATSVRLRDFAQLLGVDFEFVPLLRAPAHELDGSDFSVEPGEVVAVNFMLQLYHLLGDSDEPVRRVLRLAKSLSPAVVTLGEYEVSLNRAGFVDRFANALSYYRSVFESLDVAMARDSEERVTMERCMFGERIWRAVGPGEGAERTGRMAGSGEWQALMEWCGFEPVRLSNYAMSQADLLLWNYDSKYKYSLVELQPAFLSLAWEKRPLLTVSAWR, encoded by the coding sequence ATGGCGTACATGTGCGCCGACAGCGGCAACCTCATGGCCATCGCGCAGCAGGtgatccagcagcagcagcagcagcaccagcaccagcagcagcagcgccaccaccacctcctgccGCCGCCCATGCCGTCcgcccagccgccgcccccgcACGCCCAGATCCCGGGCTCGCTGCCctacgccgccgcctccgccgcctggcCCCACGCCGAGCACTTCTTCTCCGACGTCTTCGGCGcgtccgccgccgacgccgtcttCTCCGACCTCGCCGCCTCCGCAGACTTCGACTCCGATGGCTGGATGGAGAGCCTCATAGGGGAGGCCCCCGTGTTCCAGGACTCGGACCTGGACCGCCTCATCTTCAccaccccgccgccgcccgtcCCGCCTCCGGccgacgccatcgccgccgctgCGCAGGACCAGAATGCGCGGGCCTCTCTCCCCCCGGTCGCCACCGCCACGCACGCAGCGTGTTCGTCTCCGAGCGCCTCGGACGACTCCTGCTCAGCTCCCATCCTCCAGTCCCTCCTCGCCTgctcccgcgccgccgcggccAACTCCGGCCTCGCCGCCGCGGAGCTCGCGAAGGTCCGCGCAGCCGCCACGGACGCCGGGGACCCCGCGGAGCGCGTGGCCTTCTACTTCTCCGACGCGCTCGCCCGCCGCCTCGCCCTTGGCGGCACACCAGCATCCCCCGCAACGTCATCCGACCCGCGGCTCGCCTCCGACGAGCTCACGCTCTGCTACAAGACGCTCAACGACGCGTGCCCCTACTCCAAGTTCGCGCACCTCACGGCGAACCAGGCCATCCTGGAGGCCACGGGCGCGGCGACCAAGATCCACATCGTTGACTTCGGCGTCGTGCAGGGCATCCAGTGGGCGGCGCTGCTGCAGGCGCTGGCCACGCGGCCCGAGGGGAAGCCGTCCCGGGTGCGCATCTCCGGCGTCCCCTCGCCGTACCTGGGCGCGCACCCGGCGGCGTCGCTCGCCGCGACCAGCGTGCGCCTCCGCGACTTCGCGCAGCTCCTCGGGGTCGACTTCGAGTTCGTGCCGCTGCTCCGGGCGCCGGCGCACGAGCTCGACGGGTCCGACTTCTCCGTCGAGCCAGGCGAGGTCGTGGCCGTCAACTTCATGCTCCAGCTCTACCACCTCCTCGGCGACTCCGACGAGCCGGTGCGGCGCGTCCTGCGCCTCGCCAAGTCGCTCAGCCCGGCCGTGGTCACCCTCGGGGAGTACGAGGTCAGCCTGAACCGAGCTGGGTTCGTCGACCGATTcgccaatgcgctgagctactacCGGTCGGTGTTCGAgtcgctggatgtggccatggccAGGGACTCCGAGGAGAGGGTGACCATGGAGCGGTGCATGTTCGGGGAGCGCATATGGCGGGCGGTCGGGCCAGGGGAGGGTGCGGAGAGGACGGGCAGGATGGCCGGCAGCGGCGAGTGGCAGGCGCTGATGGAGTGGTGCGGCTTCGAGCCGGTCCGCCTCAGCAACTACGCCATGAGCCAGGCCGACCTCTTGCTCTGGAACTACGATTCCAAGTACAAGTACTCGCTCGTGGAGCTGCAGCCCGCGTTCTTGTCGCTGGCATGGGAGAAACGGCCTCTGCTCACCGTGTCTGCCTGGCGGTGA